One stretch of Pontiella desulfatans DNA includes these proteins:
- a CDS encoding Tex family protein yields the protein MSETPSFDPVPFASKDLNISARQVAAVAKLFAEGNTVPFIARYRKEAHGNLDEVQITDIQEKLAYYNTLESRRATILKSIEEQGKLTDDLRLKIEECQSKTTLEDLYLPYKPKRRTRAMIAKEKGLEPLAELILTQADSGDIDAEAAKFINAEKEVASIEDALNGARDIIAEQIAEKAEVRALIRDAYFKTGAITSAPVLSSETDENSKYKDYFDFSQPIDAIPSHRYLAIRRGETEGVLRRKLTIDADPQIERMKAIVGANPASPFFPELEKAILDAYKRLLTTSVEIDVSVEMKMKADRSAVEVFAKNLRSLLLAAPYGEKAVIGIDPGLRTGCKCVALDATGKYLDTITIYLGQSAEKEKQAKIKLSEFIEKHQPQSIAVGNGTAGRETEAFTKALLKEMQNKISVVSVSEAGASVYSASPIAREEFPDLDLTIRGAISIARRLQDPLAELVKVDPKSIGVGQYQHDVYQQLLKDKLDEVVVSCVNHVGVELNTASAPLLSRVAGIGDSLAKKIVEYRNEHGAFKSRKELMEVSGLGPRAFEQAAGFLRIHGGVQPLDASAVHPERYKLVEQIAADLGEQLEKLVGNVEVVKKIKLSTYVSDDVGELTLKDIVDELNKPGRDPREQFEEVGFREDVMTMNDLKEGMELKGVVTNVTAFGAFVDIGVHQDGLVHISQLSDQFVKDPADVVQAGDRIDVRVLEVDLIRKRISLSAKKKEANKPANKKPHGQRRPNNNRPQKQQRDNKPRGFVNNPFTGL from the coding sequence CTACTACAACACGCTCGAATCGCGCCGGGCAACCATCCTTAAATCCATCGAGGAACAGGGCAAACTGACCGACGACCTCCGGCTGAAGATCGAGGAGTGCCAGTCGAAAACCACCCTAGAAGACCTCTATCTGCCCTACAAGCCAAAGCGCCGCACCCGCGCCATGATCGCCAAGGAAAAGGGACTCGAACCGCTGGCCGAGCTGATTCTCACCCAAGCTGACTCCGGCGACATCGATGCCGAGGCCGCCAAGTTCATCAACGCCGAAAAGGAAGTCGCGTCCATTGAAGACGCACTGAACGGCGCGCGCGACATCATTGCCGAGCAGATTGCCGAAAAGGCCGAAGTGCGCGCCCTGATCCGCGATGCCTATTTCAAGACCGGCGCCATCACCTCCGCGCCGGTGCTTTCGTCCGAAACGGATGAAAACTCCAAATACAAAGACTACTTCGATTTCTCGCAACCGATCGACGCCATCCCGTCGCACCGCTACCTTGCGATCCGCCGCGGCGAAACCGAGGGCGTGTTGCGCCGCAAGCTGACGATCGATGCCGATCCACAGATCGAGCGCATGAAAGCCATCGTCGGGGCCAACCCCGCATCCCCGTTCTTCCCCGAACTCGAAAAAGCGATCCTCGATGCCTACAAGCGCCTGCTCACCACCAGTGTCGAAATCGACGTCTCGGTGGAAATGAAAATGAAGGCCGACCGCTCCGCCGTCGAGGTTTTCGCCAAGAACCTGCGTAGCCTGCTGCTCGCCGCACCCTATGGCGAAAAGGCCGTCATCGGCATCGACCCCGGCCTGCGCACCGGATGCAAATGCGTGGCGCTCGATGCCACCGGAAAATATCTCGACACCATCACGATCTATCTCGGTCAAAGCGCCGAGAAGGAAAAGCAGGCCAAGATCAAGCTTTCCGAATTCATCGAAAAGCACCAGCCCCAATCCATCGCCGTCGGCAACGGAACCGCCGGGCGCGAAACCGAGGCGTTCACCAAGGCTCTGCTCAAGGAGATGCAAAACAAGATCAGCGTGGTATCCGTCAGCGAAGCCGGCGCTTCCGTCTATAGCGCGTCGCCCATTGCCCGCGAGGAATTCCCCGACCTCGACCTAACCATACGCGGCGCCATCTCCATTGCCCGCCGCCTGCAGGATCCGCTGGCCGAACTGGTGAAGGTCGATCCCAAGTCCATCGGCGTCGGCCAATACCAGCACGATGTCTACCAGCAGCTGCTCAAGGACAAGCTCGACGAAGTGGTCGTCAGCTGCGTGAACCATGTCGGCGTGGAACTCAACACCGCCAGCGCCCCCCTGCTCTCCCGCGTGGCCGGCATCGGCGATAGCCTCGCCAAAAAGATCGTCGAATACCGCAACGAACACGGCGCGTTCAAATCGCGCAAAGAACTGATGGAGGTTTCCGGCCTCGGCCCGCGCGCGTTCGAGCAGGCCGCCGGCTTCCTGCGCATCCATGGCGGCGTCCAGCCCCTCGATGCCTCCGCCGTCCATCCAGAACGCTACAAGCTGGTCGAGCAAATCGCCGCCGATCTCGGCGAGCAGCTCGAAAAACTCGTTGGCAACGTCGAGGTCGTGAAAAAGATCAAACTGTCAACCTATGTCTCCGACGACGTCGGCGAGCTGACCCTCAAGGACATCGTCGACGAGCTGAACAAACCCGGCCGCGACCCGCGCGAACAGTTCGAGGAAGTCGGCTTCCGCGAGGATGTCATGACCATGAACGACCTCAAGGAAGGCATGGAGCTCAAAGGCGTCGTCACCAACGTCACCGCCTTCGGCGCCTTCGTCGATATCGGTGTGCACCAGGATGGCCTCGTCCACATTTCGCAGCTTTCCGATCAGTTTGTGAAGGATCCGGCCGACGTCGTCCAGGCCGGCGACCGCATCGATGTCCGCGTGCTGGAAGTCGACCTCATCCGTAAACGCATATCGCTTTCCGCAAAAAAGAAAGAGGCGAACAAACCGGCCAACAAAAAACCGCATGGCCAGCGCCGCCCGAACAACAACCGGCCGCAGAAGCAACAGCGCGACAACAAACCGCGCGGCTTCGTCAACAACCCCTTCACGGGTTTGTAG